The DNA region GATGATGGtggtgttgctgctgctgttgctggtgaTGCTTTGTGGTCAGGATGTGCCGGGAGTACAGCTGCGAGATGCAGTAGTTGGCCAGTAGCAGGATCGAGTTGTGATGTCCGTTAATGGTGGCGCCACTGGCGGTCACTCCGAGACCTCCACCGATTGCACCGTTCCCGAACGAAATCGGATCGATCGTGTTCAGATTCGAGAGAGCCTGCTTGATCAGCTCAAAGTCAAACAAAACGCCGTAATGCTGGATCAGATCGTCCAGTTTGCACTGCAGGTACATCTCCTGGTACTTGGACTGAAGACGTTGCTTCTCGATATTCAAATTCGCGTACAGCTTGTACGCCTCTGCCGGCGATTGCTGCTCGAGCATGCTGAGAAACAGCTTTGCTTTGGTAAGATTACTTCGTATTTCGGCCACCTCGAACGTGGGCAGATGGTTGATCAGTTCCGTTTCGACCTGCGTCTTGAGCGCCGTGCACGCCTCCAGAATCTTGAGCAGAAAGTCACGCTGCTTAAACACAAAGTGCTGCAGCTCGGACAACGATTTCTGCATCAGCAGCAAGTCCGACGCAATATCCGACCGGATCTGGTCCCGCGCCTCGGCCTGCGTCTTCACCGTGTGATTACGGTGCTCCTCGGTGCTGGCACACGCCCGGCACAGCAGCACGTTACACTTGAGACACCACAGCGCGTTTGGCATCGCGTGCGTTAGACAGTTTTCGCCCTTACTTCGATACTTTCCCGAACCGATCGCTCCACCCGTATTACCACCGCCATTGCCACCCCCAATCCCGATACCATTCCCGTTCGCACTGCCATTGCTCGCCGCACTGGCGCTAACCGCACTTGTTACACTAGTCGTTACACTACTGACGACCACCGCCGCCGTACTGGCCGTCCCGTTCGTGCCACTCTTGTCGGGCGGTTTCTTCGTCCCGTTTCCACTCACACCGCCAACACTTCCCCCaactgccgccgccgccgccgccgttgaCGGGGCCCCACTCGCGGCCGGACTGCCGCTGCTCGAGATCATGCTCAGGTTCTGCGACAGGTACAGGATCGCGTTGTGCGTCGGCAGGTTCTCCGGCTTCATGTCGGCCAGCCCGCTCAGCTCGGTGCGCTTCCAGCAGTGCACGCAGTACAGCTCGCTGCCCTTCATCAGCACCTGCTGGACGCACTTGAGGCAGAAGTAGTGCCGGCAGGAGAACAGCTTCGGCACCGCGTCCGTGTCGTTGAACGGCAGGTGGCAGCAGCTGCACAGGATCAGCTCCTCCAGCTCGGACGGCAGCGGCGTAAAGTCCATCGTCTGGAAAGGGGAAAATTAGTTAATTTGATTTCGTAACAGGGctaaattttttgattaacaAAGTGCGAGTGCCGCACTGGCCTAATTCAATAAGTAATTGAGGTCGtcccaaacattttttttgtgttcgctTCCGGCAACACCGTGATGGACACTAGATTTTTGTAAATCGATATTTTgccctatttttttcttttggattAATCATTCATTATGTGTCAAGCAGAAATTGTGGGGCGAAAACTAACAAAATCTCCAAGTTGGCCATGAAGCTCTAAGCTTGACTTGAATTCAATTACAGTTTTTGAATgctgcaaacaaacaaaaagtgttgacataaacaaaaataaaaaaaaacatttgagctTTGAATTGTTCCCGTCAAGAGACAAAACTATTTAAAGCAAATTAGAATGCCCTTATACGAGTATTGATATAGGGACCAACCATTCCAAGAAATGGTTTGATCTTAACATCCGTATCGATTCGTATCCTGCCATCACACaaaaacaaggaaaaaaatcaacagcatCCCttttgaacacacacacacacacttcggCCCCACAAAAGCCGTAATAAAGCTAAATTTAGCCAAAATACCGCCTCAgataaaaaagaagcaaaaaaacaacacacaaaCTTGGACTCCCAGGCGGATCCTCCGAATTACGACGTTTTTCTTTGGCGCCACGTTTTATTCGCATTCGTATTTGTGTGCGGGTGAAATAGCACcccaagccccccccccccttctccaCCCGTCAAAATTACCACCACAAACAGCTGGAAAAAggcaaataaattaattaattttacgaGATGCTCCCCGCGTCCACTCTGATTCGAAGAGCGAATCTCTGTTTGCGATCGTTATTAATGTAATaagacgcacacacacaccgaccCAATCCTTGGCAACAGGAGTCCGGCTCCGGAATCTGGGCAAAAAAGGATCCCAACCCAAAGGAGG from Culex quinquefasciatus strain JHB chromosome 3, VPISU_Cqui_1.0_pri_paternal, whole genome shotgun sequence includes:
- the LOC6039387 gene encoding uncharacterized protein LOC6039387 isoform X2; the protein is MDFTPLPSELEELILCSCCHLPFNDTDAVPKLFSCRHYFCLKCVQQVLMKGSELYCVHCWKRTELSGLADMKPENLPTHNAILYLSQNLSMISSSGSPAASGAPSTAAAAAAVGGSVGGVSGNGTKKPPDKSGTNGTASTAAVVVSSVTTSVTSAVSASAASNGSANGNGIGIGGGNGGGNTGGAIGSGKYRSKGENCLTHAMPNALWCLKCNVLLCRACASTEEHRNHTVKTQAEARDQIRSDIASDLLLMQKSLSELQHFVFKQRDFLLKILEACTALKTQVETELINHLPTFEVAEIRSNLTKAKLFLSMLEQQSPAEAYKLYANLNIEKQRLQSKYQEMYLQCKLDDLIQHYGVLFDFELIKQALSNLNTIDPISFGNGAIGGGLGVTASGATINGHHNSILLLANYCISQLYSRHILTTKHHQQQQQQHHHHQQHMDHSLSYSQSSAVVPHSPNHGGLLGGPPGMPQPPQLSGSYASQLNDMAIIIAPPLHQSGSRTDGSNSARTSGSGSAYLSEILNGSAMQHLHQHSGSSQHQPLTPPGHPLSSSSSSVVSLVPSSAQQQVQKQVQAAVGSLLCNPSVHVYPIYYFNIEINGQPFGRVLIEVRNDVAPKMAKNFGALASGDLGFGYKGCSIFQCWENESIITGDFELNNGRGGRSVFEEGFFMPDDTKILAIRGSVGMRRSQKRHDNMGLVGSQFRIILREMRGFTGIFAFVVEGLELVEKISQAGDSAGKPQSSVMIVNCGKWQ
- the LOC6039387 gene encoding uncharacterized protein LOC6039387 isoform X1, whose amino-acid sequence is MTMDFTPLPSELEELILCSCCHLPFNDTDAVPKLFSCRHYFCLKCVQQVLMKGSELYCVHCWKRTELSGLADMKPENLPTHNAILYLSQNLSMISSSGSPAASGAPSTAAAAAAVGGSVGGVSGNGTKKPPDKSGTNGTASTAAVVVSSVTTSVTSAVSASAASNGSANGNGIGIGGGNGGGNTGGAIGSGKYRSKGENCLTHAMPNALWCLKCNVLLCRACASTEEHRNHTVKTQAEARDQIRSDIASDLLLMQKSLSELQHFVFKQRDFLLKILEACTALKTQVETELINHLPTFEVAEIRSNLTKAKLFLSMLEQQSPAEAYKLYANLNIEKQRLQSKYQEMYLQCKLDDLIQHYGVLFDFELIKQALSNLNTIDPISFGNGAIGGGLGVTASGATINGHHNSILLLANYCISQLYSRHILTTKHHQQQQQQHHHHQQHMDHSLSYSQSSAVVPHSPNHGGLLGGPPGMPQPPQLSGSYASQLNDMAIIIAPPLHQSGSRTDGSNSARTSGSGSAYLSEILNGSAMQHLHQHSGSSQHQPLTPPGHPLSSSSSSVVSLVPSSAQQQVQKQVQAAVGSLLCNPSVHVYPIYYFNIEINGQPFGRVLIEVRNDVAPKMAKNFGALASGDLGFGYKGCSIFQCWENESIITGDFELNNGRGGRSVFEEGFFMPDDTKILAIRGSVGMRRSQKRHDNMGLVGSQFRIILREMRGFTGIFAFVVEGLELVEKISQAGDSAGKPQSSVMIVNCGKWQ